GGGAATATTACATATTGGTGGAGATGAAGTTCGGTATGACCAATGGAATGCATCATCTTCTGTCCAAAAATTTATTCAAGAAAAAGGATTTTCTTCCGCTTCCGACATACAAGTATGGTTCACAAACCAAATGTCGAAAGTAATTGCTCAAAAGGGGTGGCGTATGATGGGGTGGAATGACATTACAGGCGAAAAACTACACCACTTTCAAAGCGGAGATAAAGAAGGAACCGAACGTTTAGCACCAGGTACTATCGTACAATTTTGGAAAGGAGATTCCGACATACTGCAACGTACTGCCGAACAAGGGCAGCATATAGTCAACTCTTACAACAATTTTACCTACTTAAATTATAGTTATGAATATGATTCTTTACAAGCGACATACGAGTTCAAACCTATTTCATTGCAACGTGCCTATGAATTCAAGCCTGTACCGGAAAACTTCCCAGTACATTTAGTTCCTCAAATTCTCGGAGCCAGTTGTCAGATGTGGGGAGAATGGATCCCCACTGTAGAAAGTATGAACTATCATATTTACCCTCGCATAGGTGCATATGCAGAAGTTTTTTGGACGCTCCCAATACAAAAAGATTACGTCCGTTTCCGAAAATCATTAGAGTATTTCCTGACACGTTGGAAAAAACAAGGAATTATTTATGGTCCCACAAGAAACAACCAAATTCATTCCACACAACAGACCAACATCGAATTTGGAATCCCTGATGAATATAATGATCCCTACCGATATATCACCGGAACTTCAGACAAAGCTTTGTCTATTGGAAATTAATGCCACCTATAGACATAGAATTGAACTGAATCAATTGAATAATCAGGCAAGCGTTTCTTTTTTTCTCATCTCTGAACGAAAAGTAGTTCGAAATACCATCTAGGAGCAAAAGCGTTATTAAGTAATAAAAAATTTAATTCCAATAAAAATAAAGGATAACTATTAACCACTCAAAAAATGGTTCCTACATGCTATCTGTAAGCAATAGAAATGGAGTACAACATGATTACCGACCAACTGTAGAAAAAACACCCTAAACGAGGGAGATTGGCATCAAATAGGAATAAGTTTTGATACTACTCGGCAAGAACTTCGCCTATATTATGACAGTCACAATGTAGCCATATATTATACCGAAAGTATAAATAATGCGAATCTATATTTGATTCATTAGTTAAAAATTAGGGTAATCAATGTGATGGCTATTTTTCCCATCGTGTGTACTAGAAGCCCAGATGTAGATCTGACCTTCATCGCTCTTTGAATATTTGTTTTTTCATTCAACCAGTTGAACAATTATTCAATGGGTTGTCTGACTTTAGAAACTGCCGTTGAAAACAAGTCTCTTGCCACTTTCTCCCTTTTGGTTATTTCAGGTGATTCTCCTTTGATAGCTTTTACAGGAGTAAATAACGAAAGTTTTTTGCATTCTTGCGTCTCTTTATAGAATAGTATATCTGAATATATTTTATCGGCATATATTTCTCTATTGTTCTGATTTCCCACACCTTACTCTTTTGAATACAATACAGTTGAGTCATTTTCATCCGCAGCGGAAAGTATAAGCATTTCAAGAAAAAAGGTATAATTCCTTTTCTACGGAAAGCCACTACATGGAGTTTTAGTCCGAAGTAATATACGTTTTTTGTCGAATAATATCCTCTGGAAGTAATCTCAGTGGACATCTTTCCTGCTCTGTTCTTTCCCGAGCAAGTAATGATAGGCATTGGGTCGACTAATGATTTCATACTGCCACAATCTTGAGGTTTGAATGAATTAACAGCCAGACAAGTTCCCTAATTGCTTCTGGCATCAAAATCAATCTATAATTGAATGCTTGGTAAGAAGAAGACAAGTCGAGGAACCATGAAAGCAGGTATTCCTTGGCAAAAGGATGATTGTTATTACTGAACTTCTGGTAGTAGAATTTGAGTGAAGACTCGTAAACATCGCAGATATACATATATATTTTTATAAGTTTTAATTCTTTCTCCTTGAGAATCATTATTAGAACAACGAGGACTTTATTATTATAATATACTGATTATCAATAAGATTGATAAATAATTAATGAGATAATTAACTTAATAATAACGTTTTAACAAGCAAAAAGGTAGATGATTGTCAACTGCTGATTCGTATAAATAATTTAAATAGTGGATTTCCTTTCAATTTAGGAAGCATAGACAGCAGTAAATGGCAAGCTTTCATTGATTACCTTGACCATCTTAGTTTTACAACAAAACTAAATCAGCAGATTGGTTTGCTAAAGATTTTAAGATATTGACTAACCAAGTACCCTAGAATTATCAATTACGTCCAAGCAATTAAGCATTATGGGATTCAACATTTATCATGAATTGAAAAGAAGCATTATTAAAACTCTGGATAATATATATATCTAGCTCTATCTAAGTACTCTTTACTTTTAGGAAATTGGAAAGATGCAAAATGGAGTAATTCTTTATATTTCAGAAAAGTAACTTCTTTTTTAGTCACAGTTAAGTTTACCTTACAGTTGAGTACTCCTTGTCCTACAGGATAACCATTGGCAGCAATCCATCTAAGAAAAGATTTTAATATTCTGAATTGTTTTACAGTGGTACGATTACGATATCCATTCTTCACGTAGCATTTTTTTAATTCTGTCATTTTATTCTCATCAAGTATCACTAGAGAAATGTCTGGATCACAGCTATTTAATTGATTCCATACTTGAACATATTTGTGATGTACAGATCCACTCCAACTTCTTTCTATAGAACAAACTTCTAAGAAATCATTGAAAATTTCACGAAAAGATTTTTCTCTCTCTATTGAACCAACTACTACTATCTCCTTTTCTATTCTCCCCAGCTTCTCATTAACCAACTCTTTTGTGGTAGGGATTTGGGAATGTACACCATACTCTGTGAAAGATTCTTCAATACATTCCAAAAATTGAGAAATGCGATTATTAATATCACGGGCAACATATACCTTTCCACCAACTTTATGAGTAGTGTTGTATCTGACTCTCTGGTTCTCATTATCCCATTTTTCAAGATCAGCATTGCAACCTACAGAAAAGCCAACTTCACACTTCCTGTTATTCCATCTGACGCGAATCATAACCTGTCCGTTCTTGTGTAGAAAAGCTCTACAACTGTGACTAATTCCCATCATATATCTTACTACTTTATTTGTTATTTTGGAGCAAATTTAGAAAGAAAAAATCGTGGGGAGTAAGCGTCTATTTCTACTCCCCCTTTTTTTGAGCGTACATGATTTTATGTGCTATAAAAAGATGCAATTCGCCACATACATTACTGATCTACAATAGTATACAAAATTAATCCAAAGCAATTGTGGTCAAAGCTATAGTCCGATACGCTCCACTTCTTCAAAAGAGTAATTCGGCAACGAGTTACTCTTTTTTGATTTACTTATATGAAGTGTCTTTACTACATTTTATACCCACCAAATAAAAAAAGGACCTTTATTCAAGGTCCTTTTTAATTACTTCATCCATTTCTTTTATACGTTTCTTGCGGTTCTTGATAGGACCGTCTTTCGTATCATCTTTGAAAACATTATCTGCACGGTCAGTTACTTCACTGCTCCATTCTTCAAACTGATTTTTAGCCGGACGGCCATTCGGTTCGATATTCTCTTCGGCAATCGAATCGTGTCTGTTAATCATATCATCCATATCTTCTCTATTTTAATAGGTTATAGAAACAAGACAATAAAACAGGCAAAAAGTTCTTAGTTTTAATCATTTTTATTCTCCCTAACAAACATATATGTATCGGCCCAAATCAGCCATAACACAGCATCTTGATATTCAACATCTTATTTACATCTATTTTGGGTTTAAAACCAAGCCCCTGTTCCTTTAAAAGAAACGACCTATTTCTCACCGAGGAACGACTTCTTCCTTTTAAAGAAACAATACCTTTATTAAATCCTGGCACAAAACCAGCCATATTAATGAGAATACTTGTATCTTTATTGTCGAATTAATCAATAAATTGTGAGATGTCAAAAGTATTAGGATTTATGAAGCAAGTAGCCCGTGGGCTACAAATGGAGGGAAACTTTGGAACTGCTCATGTCTATCGCAGCAGTCTCAATGCCATTATTGCTTATCGTGGGAAAGATGATTTTGCCTTCAATGAGGTAACTTCAGAGTGGTTAAAAGGGTTCGAAGTTTATCTTCGTAGTCGTGGGTGTAGTTGGAATACGGTTTCTACCTATCTGCGCACTTTTCGTGCCGTTTACAATCGTGCCGTCGATCTTCGTCGGGCACCATACGTGCCGCATCTGTTCCGTTCGGTGTATACGGGAACTCGTGCCGACCATAAACGGGCTTTGGGTAATGAAGATATGAAAAGGGTCTTTTGCAAATTGTCACAATCTTCGGGTGCATCTTCGAATATGCGCCGTGCACAAGAATTTTTCATTCTTATGTTTCTACTTCGAGGTATGCCGTTTGTCGATCTTGCTTATCTACGCAAGAGTGATTTGCGTGATAATGTGATCACGTATCGTCGGCGTAAAACAGGCCGTCCCCTGTCGGTGACGTTAATTCCGGAAGCAATGATTCTGGTAAAGAAATACATGAACCGCGATTCTTTTTCTCCTTATCTCTTTCCTTTTTTGGAAAGCCGTGAAGGAACAAAAGAAGCGTATCGGGAATATCAGTTGGCGTTGCGCAGCTTTAATCAACAACTAATGTTGCTGGGAGAGTTATTAGGACTAGGCGATAAATTAAGCTCGTACACCGCCCGCCACACTTGGGCTACGACGGCTTATTATTGCGAAATTCATCCGGGTATTATTTCCGAAGCTATGGGACATTCGTCTATCACTGTAACGGAAACATACCTCAAGCCTTTCCGAAGCAAAAAAATTGATGAAGCAAATAAACAAGTTCTCGATTTTATAAAGCGCTCAGTAATAGGATTAAATACCTGATTATTATCCTGTTACTTTGTAGGTAACGGGGAGAAATTCCGGTGCAAATATGAGCATATTTCTTAAAACAACCAAACGAAATCAAACATTTTTTCCAATAAACTACTCAAAAACAGAACTAGGATAGATAAAACACGCGGATTCTTTATTTTAGGGCTTTGTTAACCTCTAAATTATGCCAAAGATTTTCCTCCCCTCTGCCGCTCGTCAGAAGCAGGGGTAAAGAACTTTCATAATCTATCGTATCATTTTTCTGTATTGACTACTCTAAAAGAGCAGGAACAAAGGTTTCCCCGTTACCTACAAAGTAACGGGTTGTCTATTATTGAAACTTAGTGTTTAATAATATATTATTAATGTAATTTTTAAGTAGTTATGAAAAGAAAATTTGTAAAAGTGATGTTCTTCGGGGCGTTGGCACTTTCTACTGTCACCTATGTAGGCTGTAAGGACTACGATGATGACATCGACAATCTACAAACACAGATTGACGCAAACAAAGCCGACATCGCCAAGTTGCAGAGTTTTGTAAAAGAAGGTAAATGGGTGACTAATGTTGAAGACATTACCGGTGGATTTAAGATAACTTTTAATGATAATAAAAGTTATTCTATCACAAGCGGTAAGGATGCTACTCCAACGACAATCAAGATTGATCCGGTAACAAAGAACTGGATTGTCAATGGCAATGACCTAGGTATTTGTGCTGAAGGTAAAAAAGGTGATGCGGGAGTAGGAACTCCGGGCAAAGCTGGATATGCACCGGAAATTTCTGAAGATGGATATTGGATAGTTTGGGATGCAGAAGACGGAAAACCTAAAAAAACAAATGTTAAAGCTGCTACAGATATCTATGTAAGTGCTGACGCTAGCAATCCATTGGTTTGGGTATTGAATATTCTCAATAAGGAAACAGGAGAATGGGAAAAGGTTTCTATGCCGAAATCTGCTCGTATCACCGGTATGAGTGTGCTAGGTGTAAAAGAGGATGGTACTGTTGATTTAGGCTCTACACAAGCTGAAGCGACTCTGTATTATCATAAAGCAACCACAGACATCAAATTTAATGGAAATGATAAATTTAAGAAAGCAGGTGATTTACTTATTGCCAGAGGTGGTAGTAAGATTCACGCTTTGATTAATCCGGTGAATCTGAAAGCTGCAGATATTCAGGCTTACGAAATCGGTCTGACAGATTCTAAAGGTAATACTAGCTTTGTTGTAGCTAATATTGCAGATAATTTTAGTGTAGATGCTTTGACTCGTGTAGCAGACCCAGAAAAAGAACCTACTGCTAACAAAGGTGTTTATGATTTGACTCTCAGATTTGCAAATGGAGTAACTGATACAGAATTGAAGGCCTTGGAAGAGAATACTGCTTATGCTCTTACAACAAAAGATGCATGGGGTAATGAAATCATTTCCGGATATGACGTAAAGGTTGCGGCTAAAGCTGCTACAGAACAAGACCAACCAGAAGTCGAGTTTACTGCTCCTGACGAAGCCTTGACTTATCAGAAGAGCTATAATTTGGATGAACTGTTTAACAGTGAATTAGATAAGGTGGTAGCTTACTATTATGAAGTTACTAAGGACGAAGCTGCTAAGGTGGATGCAACATTTGATAAAGATAAGAATACAATTATTGCAAAGAAGGAAGGTAAAATGAAGATTAAGATTCACTATCTTCCTGTTAGTGGAACAGTTGCTAGTACTGAAGTAACACTGACTTTTGCTTATGTAGCTAAACAGGCTGAAATCAAAGATATGACTTGGGTTGTAGATGGCAAGAAATTAACAGCTACTTCTGAAATTGTTGGTCCTTCAGTAGATGAAATTAAAAAGTCTATTAATGGCATTGATTCCGAAATTGAATATACTGACGGTAAGGTAACAATCAATGGAGTAAAGGATTTACAATACTCAGACGAAGATGCTAAAAATAGTATTACATTAGCTTTGGTAGGTCTGAATGCAAAAGGTGAAGAAACGACTACAGCGGAAAACATTACTAAGTATGTAATCAAAGCTACATTCGATCATGAACATGTTGCTGCTGTACCTCATACCGCAACAGTTAAATTCAAGAATAAAAAATATGATCAAAACAATTCAGAGCTGGGTAATGAATATTTGTATGAAACTACATTCAAAATTACTGTAGATCAGCCGAAGAATCTGTATACATTCAAACATGCAACTGCTTACTTTGAGGACAAAGAGAATGCTGTAGCTTACGGTAAAGTATATGAAGGTAATAGTCCTAAACTTATTTCTTTCAACCTTTATACCTTGTATCAAGCTAATTCTATTCTTGAAGGTGATGCAACAACTAATAGCTTTGTGAAATTCACAGAAGTAATACCGGAAAAGAGTGGTAACAAAGTAGCTAAAGCATGGTTAACAGAACAAGGTACTGATAATGGGGCAATTTCAGTCGAACCTTCTCCTTTACACGGTGGTGTTAATACAAGTCGTAGTATTACGGTTACTTATGCACCATTCGGAAATACTCGTTTGAATGCTATTGTTGACAAATTTAACTTGAAAGTATTATCTGAAATTTATCAAGGTAGTTTCGATTTTGTGAAGAAGTTCAAAATCGACGGAAAAGATGTACAGAAAGGTGAGAAAGAGGATAATCCGATTGAAATAGAAGGAACAGGTACTGTCGAAATACTAGAAAGTGATTTCATCAGAAAAGATGCTCGTGCTAATGACTATGGCTTTGATGATAATAGAATTGTATCGGTTAAGGTTGAGTTAGCAGATGATGACGCTAAAACTTATCTGACAATTGACAACACTGAGTTTAAGATGGGAACTGAAGTTGCTGCACAGTCTGGAACAGAACAAAAAATGAACACTGTTACTATTGGAAAGAATCAGACCGCAGGAGCCATTATAAATGCTCCTACTTGTAAAGTCAACATCAATATTCTTGACAAGTGGGGTATGACGAAAACAGCATCAATCTATGTTAAAGTGAACAAATAATTTAGATTGAAAGACTTATAATTGAGAGGCATCCTAATTCTCTTTGAGACTAGAGATGCCTTCTCTATTATACGAGACAATAAATTCTTTAAAAGAAATATACTGAGAGATCAACTGAAAATTATGCTTGTGAAAGTATATTTTCAAATGTTTGTCTCTTGGAAGGGATGCCTCCCTTATTTCCCACGGGCATCCCTTTTCTGCTCTTAATGCATCTCACTTATCGTACTAGAAAGCAATTTACTAGTCCCTTATTTCCCCAAGACAAGGAGATGTTTTTAAGAATATAAATGCTCGGGCTTGTGAAAGTCCGTGCTTTTATTTATACAACTATAATGTCTGTAGTTAACTAATGTCTTTATATTTTCGACATGGAATTAAATATCCACCACTTATGCTTTTAGGAATATAAAAATAATCAATTATGAAAAGTGTATATTATTATCTGTCAGTGCTGATTATATTTCTTTCAGCATGTCATACCAATAAATCAGAATTAGAAACAATTAAAGTTGCACAGTTTGGAGATGTATTCATATATATACCTCTATATTTGGCAAATACCAAAGGATTTTTCAAAGAAGAAGGTTTGAAAGTTGATCTGATAAACACTGGAGGGGACGATAAAACCTATGCAGCGGTAATTGGTGGTTCCGCTTTATTTGGTATTGCAGATCCTACTTTTGTTGCTATTGCTAAGGAACAAGGAATAGATGGATGTGTGATAGGAAGTATTGTCAACAGTGTTCCCTTTTGGGCTCTGACAAAAAATCCCAATGTTCCTCAGATTACGAATTCCGCGATGTTAGCTCCTTACAGCGTAGCTACCTTCTCTGCTCCTTCTACAGCATATACAGTTCAAACTGAAATGTTCAAAGAAGCTAATTTGCCTACAAATATCAGACAAGGTGCATTTGGAACTTTATTACCTATGCTTGATACCGGCAATGCTGATATCGCCCTTGAATTGGAACCGAATGTTTCAATAGCGGTAGCCAATGGAGCAAAGGTCGTTTATTCTTTTGCTGATAAATATCCGGATTTTACCTTCACAGGTATCACAACAAGTAAAAAGACTATCGATGAAAAACCTGAAATAGTCCAGCATTTTATCAATGCTATTACCAAAGCTGAAAAATTTGCACATGAGTATCCTGATAGTGCCGCTTACTATATGGCAGAACTATACCCTGATGTGAATAAGAATATAATAGCACAGGCCATCAAACGCATGGTAGACTCAAACACATTACCTCAAAACGCAGTAATCTCACCGGAAGCTTGGAAACAAGCCGTTGCATTACGTCACCGTATGGGAGATTTAAAATCATTGGATAATATAGAAAGTGTATTAGATATGAATTTCGCTGAAAAAGCACGTTGACAAAAAAGTTATTGAATATGAAAATCATATTTATGTTAGCCGCAAAAACATATATGTACCTTCCTCTTTTTCTGGCAAAAGAAAAAGGTATTTTTAAATCTGTATTTGAGGCAAAGAGAATAAAGGATGATATAGAGTTTCGCATTTGTGATGGCGATGATGACGCTATTGACAGCATGTTGGATTTTAACAGGAATGCACGTAAATGCAAATTAGACGAAATAGCAATTGCTATTTCAGACCCGACTTCTATATTGCGGCAACATAAAAGTTTTGATAACAAAACAGATATAAAAGTTATAGGCAAATTGATAAACAAATTGCCTTTTTGGGTTATTTGTCCCTATAATGAGGAATTAGATAATAATTCGCATAATGGGTTTATGGATATTAAGGAATTAAAAGCCAAACGTCTTTATACACCTAATAGTTCATACATTACTGCCAACTCTTGCTGTTCTCAACTATTAAATAAAAACAATTATAAAATCAAACCTGTTGATTTTTCCGAAGAAATAGAGAAATGCATTAATGATTCCGAATCCATAGCTCTGACGGGTGACTTAAATTTAATGGCAAGAAAATATATTGAGAACAAAATTTGTATTTACAGCCATATGGCGAATAATAATGATGAAAGCATAGCTACAACTATTATAACCAGCAGATATATATGTAAGCAGTACGAGGACATGCTGGCACTTGTCTTGGAGGCTATTCAGAAAGCCATTTTTATTATATATTCATCACCTGAAATAGCCACAGAAGTATGTTATAAAATCAGTGATGAGATTGATAGTTATCGGATGCCTGACGAAAATATTCAAAAAGAAAAAACAGAAATCATTATATCAATTATTAACAGTGATCATCTATATCCGATGACTACCGATATCTCATTTTCTGATTGGAAAAAAACAGTAAATTATTACCTTTCGCATGGGATAAATATATTTGAATATATGAGGGAGCACAACTCGCCAACCAGACCCAATGAGAATGAAGCATATGTTGCAGGTATATATCAAAAAATGTTCTTCAAAAATCCTGCACACACTGCAGAAAGAAAGATTGTTGAGGATTTTGGAGTAGATTGCAATACTTTTGACAAAGAAATACCATATCATTTGATCAGAAAACTGAAGAATAAGATTTTGTTTTTCATGAAAAAGGATTTTTGGTATATCCTGTGCTTTATTTTATTTGTATGTGTTGTAGGGTATGTGGTATACCAGACTTTTTATAACAATAATCATGATTACATATCGAATGTCGGTTTAATATTTGGTGCATTATCTTTAATATGGGGTATCCTAACTAGTCTGGGGGTATTCCCTAAGTTGAAAAAAACGAGTCGTTATGATGATTGAACTACAAAATGTAGGGTTTGCCTACAATAACAAACATACAGTATTTTCTAATTTAAATCTTTATATTGATAGAGGAGATATTGTATCTATTGTCGGCAATAGCGGTTGCGGAAAAACGACATTGCTGAATCTTATTGCCGGAGTTTTACTACCTTCTAAAGGAGAAATCAAGAAATCGGATAAGAATATAGCCTATTTGATGCAGGATGTCACATTATTGCCTTATAGGACAGCGTGGGAAAACACTTTTCTTGCTTGTGAACTACGGGGAATACCTGTTGACAACATACAGAAGCAGGCTGCCAAAGAAATACTAGACTTATTCAACATAGAAACGGAAGCTCTAAACAAGTTCCCCAAAGAACTCTCCGGAGGAATGAAACAACGGATCGGATTGTTACAAACTCTACTCACCGACGCTTCATTATTTTTGCTTGATGAACCTTTTAACGCCATTGATATTAATGCACTGAACAGTATTAAACTCTATATATGGGAATACCTCATCAAGAGTAATAAAACAATGATCTTTATCACCCATAATATTGATCAGGCATTGCTTTTAAGCGACCGTATTCTAATTATGAGAAGTCCAACTGAATTATTAGAAATAAAGCCCACTAAAGAATATTGCTCACTTTCCCCTGACGAAAGAATAGACACAAGCGAATATAAGAAACTTTTTTTTGAAATCGTTGAGAATTTGAAATATGAGAAATAAAATATTACAATGGTTACCATTGGCTGTTTTACTGATTGCTTGGGAAGCATATGCCAAATTTCAGTCAGGCTTTTCAACCATGTTTTCTTCCCCTGTGAGAATAATAACATTGTTATATGAGAAAACGGTATCTGGCGACCTGCCATATCATACATTCATAACTGCTTATGAATCATTTGTCGGATTGCTGTTTGGGCTATTCATTGGATGTATTATAGGTTTTATTTTAGTCTATTTTCCAAAATGCTCGAAAATAGCTCATCCTTATATAATAGCACTTAGTTCAATTCCTACTTTCGCATTGGCTCCTCTAATGATTATTTGGTTTGGAACCGGATTGAAAATGAAAATTGTATTGGCATTCCTCTCTACTGTTTTTATTACTGCTTTTCAAACCTATGAAGGAGCAAGCAAAATCTCTGAAAGTGACGATACTTTTTTCAAAATCAATCATGCTACCAACAAACAACGCTTTTGGATGCTCTCATTCCCAGCCTCACTGGATTGGGTTATCCAATCACTCAAACTGAATGCCGGCTTCTGTGTTTTGGGAGCATTCATTGGCGAATTTATAGCCTCTGAAGCTGGTTTAGGATATATCATTCTAAAAGCAAGTGGCTTATACGATACCACCTATGTCTTTGCCGCTATTATATGTATTATCTTACTTTCTATGTTTTTTAATTTGTTGGCCGTATTCGTAAACAAATATAAATTGAGGATAATTCGTTTTGCAACAATGAAATATGGTAAATAAAAAACTCTTCATAAAACTAAATGTTTTTCAAATGCTTATCTCCTGAAAGGAACGTAAACGCATTTTCCTATGGCTTATATAACTTTGGACGGAAAGGAATATAAAGCGTATAGTTACTATCCGTCGGCTTTCCTCCCGCCAGTGCCGGCGACCATTTCGGCATTCCCTTTACAATACGAAGAGCCTCCTCGGCAAACTCGGAATGAGTAGCTTTCAAAATATGAGGACGCAGAATCACTCCTTCCTTATCAATCGTAAACTCACACAAAGCATATCCCGATATATTCTTGGCTAAAAGATTTGCCGGATAAACCATTTGATCTGCAATATATTCTTCCGGAGTAGTGCCGGACAAATGAGCAAGTTCTTCTATCTGTTTGCCGGAAAGCGACCTCTGCTGAGGCCCCACCTGATAAATTCCGACATACATCGGTTTCTTATAAGCATCCGGTTGCTCCTTAGTGCGCTGTTGCAACTCCTTCAATAAAGCAGCAGCTTCTTCCGCCACCGCCTGTTCCGAAATATCTTCTCCTCTGGATAACATATAAGCCGACTGACAGACCAACACAAGACGATCCATTAAAGAACCTTTTTTCGGGGACCACTTACGTCCCATCTGATTTGTACCTTTCGCATCCGTCGAAGTGAAATAATAAACGACTCCGTCCAAACCTGCCGTAGAACCGTCCAAATCCTGCACCTGACTCGTCACCGTACGAAAAATGGCACCCAAAGACTGATAAAGGGACGAACTGATAACCACCGATCTCGTATCTACCGTCACTGTTCCTTTCTCTGCTTGCCAATAGGTACGCGACAATGTGTTCGAAACCAAACAATAACGCCCACCCTTCTTCTCTACCGACATGGCATACTCGGGCGAGAAAGAAGGAATTGCTACAAAACGAGCATACGGTTGTTGCTGAAAGCCTGTGTTCAATAAAGAAAATACATTGCGATAATATTCGCCCAATTCGCCTGTGTAAGTAGTGAAAGGTTTCACCGGCTCCAGATAATCAATCTGTGCCGTAAGACGAAAAGATAAGGTCAAAAGTAGAATAAAGAAAACAATCTTTTTCATAAGTTGCCGGATTTTCAATGCGTATCGGCAACAAAGATACAAATTATTTCGATGGTTCGTGATAAAATTATATCTTTGCACGGTTTTTACTAAGAAACTGAATAACAATACATCAAAAATATGATAGCTAAGATTGAACAACTTCTGAAAGAGGTAGAGGCCTTGCATGCCTCCAATGCTGAAGAACTTGAAGCTCTCCGCATCAAATACCTTAGCAAGAAGGGAGCCATTAATGACTTAATGGCGGATTTCCGTAACGTAGCTGCCGAACAGAAAAAAGAAGTCGGCATGAGACTGAATGAACTGAAAACAAAAGCGCAGGATAAAATCAAC
The nucleotide sequence above comes from Bacteroides caccae. Encoded proteins:
- a CDS encoding tyrosine-type recombinase/integrase, with protein sequence MSKVLGFMKQVARGLQMEGNFGTAHVYRSSLNAIIAYRGKDDFAFNEVTSEWLKGFEVYLRSRGCSWNTVSTYLRTFRAVYNRAVDLRRAPYVPHLFRSVYTGTRADHKRALGNEDMKRVFCKLSQSSGASSNMRRAQEFFILMFLLRGMPFVDLAYLRKSDLRDNVITYRRRKTGRPLSVTLIPEAMILVKKYMNRDSFSPYLFPFLESREGTKEAYREYQLALRSFNQQLMLLGELLGLGDKLSSYTARHTWATTAYYCEIHPGIISEAMGHSSITVTETYLKPFRSKKIDEANKQVLDFIKRSVIGLNT
- a CDS encoding PL29 family lyase N-terminal domain-containing protein, with the translated sequence MKRKFVKVMFFGALALSTVTYVGCKDYDDDIDNLQTQIDANKADIAKLQSFVKEGKWVTNVEDITGGFKITFNDNKSYSITSGKDATPTTIKIDPVTKNWIVNGNDLGICAEGKKGDAGVGTPGKAGYAPEISEDGYWIVWDAEDGKPKKTNVKAATDIYVSADASNPLVWVLNILNKETGEWEKVSMPKSARITGMSVLGVKEDGTVDLGSTQAEATLYYHKATTDIKFNGNDKFKKAGDLLIARGGSKIHALINPVNLKAADIQAYEIGLTDSKGNTSFVVANIADNFSVDALTRVADPEKEPTANKGVYDLTLRFANGVTDTELKALEENTAYALTTKDAWGNEIISGYDVKVAAKAATEQDQPEVEFTAPDEALTYQKSYNLDELFNSELDKVVAYYYEVTKDEAAKVDATFDKDKNTIIAKKEGKMKIKIHYLPVSGTVASTEVTLTFAYVAKQAEIKDMTWVVDGKKLTATSEIVGPSVDEIKKSINGIDSEIEYTDGKVTINGVKDLQYSDEDAKNSITLALVGLNAKGEETTTAENITKYVIKATFDHEHVAAVPHTATVKFKNKKYDQNNSELGNEYLYETTFKITVDQPKNLYTFKHATAYFEDKENAVAYGKVYEGNSPKLISFNLYTLYQANSILEGDATTNSFVKFTEVIPEKSGNKVAKAWLTEQGTDNGAISVEPSPLHGGVNTSRSITVTYAPFGNTRLNAIVDKFNLKVLSEIYQGSFDFVKKFKIDGKDVQKGEKEDNPIEIEGTGTVEILESDFIRKDARANDYGFDDNRIVSVKVELADDDAKTYLTIDNTEFKMGTEVAAQSGTEQKMNTVTIGKNQTAGAIINAPTCKVNINILDKWGMTKTASIYVKVNK
- a CDS encoding ABC transporter substrate-binding protein, which codes for MKSVYYYLSVLIIFLSACHTNKSELETIKVAQFGDVFIYIPLYLANTKGFFKEEGLKVDLINTGGDDKTYAAVIGGSALFGIADPTFVAIAKEQGIDGCVIGSIVNSVPFWALTKNPNVPQITNSAMLAPYSVATFSAPSTAYTVQTEMFKEANLPTNIRQGAFGTLLPMLDTGNADIALELEPNVSIAVANGAKVVYSFADKYPDFTFTGITTSKKTIDEKPEIVQHFINAITKAEKFAHEYPDSAAYYMAELYPDVNKNIIAQAIKRMVDSNTLPQNAVISPEAWKQAVALRHRMGDLKSLDNIESVLDMNFAEKAR
- a CDS encoding ABC transporter ATP-binding protein; this encodes MMIELQNVGFAYNNKHTVFSNLNLYIDRGDIVSIVGNSGCGKTTLLNLIAGVLLPSKGEIKKSDKNIAYLMQDVTLLPYRTAWENTFLACELRGIPVDNIQKQAAKEILDLFNIETEALNKFPKELSGGMKQRIGLLQTLLTDASLFLLDEPFNAIDINALNSIKLYIWEYLIKSNKTMIFITHNIDQALLLSDRILIMRSPTELLEIKPTKEYCSLSPDERIDTSEYKKLFFEIVENLKYEK
- a CDS encoding ABC transporter permease, with translation MRNKILQWLPLAVLLIAWEAYAKFQSGFSTMFSSPVRIITLLYEKTVSGDLPYHTFITAYESFVGLLFGLFIGCIIGFILVYFPKCSKIAHPYIIALSSIPTFALAPLMIIWFGTGLKMKIVLAFLSTVFITAFQTYEGASKISESDDTFFKINHATNKQRFWMLSFPASLDWVIQSLKLNAGFCVLGAFIGEFIASEAGLGYIILKASGLYDTTYVFAAIICIILLSMFFNLLAVFVNKYKLRIIRFATMKYGK